The following are encoded together in the Serratia sp. UGAL515B_01 genome:
- the mrcA gene encoding peptidoglycan glycosyltransferase/peptidoglycan DD-transpeptidase MrcA, which translates to MKFVKYFLILALCCILLGAASIFGLYKYVESQLPDVATLKDVRLQIPMQVYSADGELIAQFGEKRRIPLKLDQIPPVMMHAFIATEDSRFYEHHGVDPVGIFRAASIALLSGHATQGASTITQQLARNFFLSPERTLIRKIKEVFLAIRIEQMMTKDEILELYLNKIYLGYRAYGVGAAAHVYFGKDVSELSLSQIATIAGLPKAPSTFNPLYSHDRAVARRNVVLLRMLDERYITKEQYYQARSEELVAHYHAPEISFSAPYLAEMVRQEMIGRYGENAYTDGYKVYTTITKKLQLAAQEAVHKNVLDYDMRHGYRGPSNVLWKVGEIAWDQKQIIDSLKNLPNYGPLAPAVITHADAEQASAMLSDGSSIVLTMSGMRWARPFKTDTLQGPTPKRVTDVVQTGQQVWIRKENDKWWLAQVPDVNSALVSIDPNNGAVKALVGGFDFNQSKFNRVTQALRQVGSNIKPFLYTAAMDKGLTLATILNDLPITRWDAGAGTDWRPKNSPPTYDGPIRLRQGLGQSKNVVMVRAMRAMGVDYAAEYLQRFGFPAQNIVHSESLALGSASFTPLQVVRGYAVLANGGYLVDPYFITKIDDYTGNTIFNAKPKIVCKSCNLPVIYGDTQRSAMLSDDNVENVAVSQEGINNSVPMPQLEQITPAQVRQDNEQQYAPHVISTQLSFLMRDALNSNIFGEPGWMGTGWRAGRDLKRHDIGGKTGTTNSSKDAWFSGYGPDTITSVWIGFDDHRRDLGRTTASGAITDQISGGEGGAKSAQPAWDNFMKVALEGLPEQKITPPPGIVSVTIDKRTGKLSNGGAGSRSEYFIEGTQPTEFSAQDAGTTLTDPTGESHELF; encoded by the coding sequence GTGAAGTTCGTAAAGTATTTTTTAATCCTTGCATTGTGTTGCATCTTGCTGGGAGCAGCCTCGATTTTTGGCTTGTACAAATATGTCGAGTCACAGCTGCCCGACGTCGCAACGCTAAAAGACGTGCGGCTGCAAATTCCAATGCAGGTTTACAGTGCCGATGGCGAGCTTATCGCCCAATTCGGTGAGAAACGTCGTATACCTCTGAAGCTGGATCAAATCCCGCCGGTGATGATGCATGCTTTCATCGCCACAGAAGACAGCCGTTTCTATGAGCATCATGGGGTCGACCCTGTCGGTATCTTCCGTGCAGCCTCTATTGCGCTGCTCTCAGGCCATGCAACCCAAGGTGCAAGTACCATCACTCAGCAATTGGCCAGAAATTTCTTCTTGAGCCCAGAACGTACTTTGATACGGAAAATCAAGGAGGTCTTCTTGGCGATCCGCATTGAACAGATGATGACCAAGGATGAAATCCTTGAACTGTATCTCAACAAGATTTATTTAGGTTACCGTGCTTACGGTGTAGGTGCCGCGGCACATGTCTATTTTGGTAAAGACGTTAGCGAACTAAGCTTGAGTCAGATAGCGACGATTGCCGGATTGCCCAAGGCTCCCTCAACATTCAACCCACTCTATTCCCACGATCGCGCGGTGGCACGCCGCAACGTTGTGCTGTTGCGCATGTTGGACGAACGCTACATCACCAAAGAGCAATACTATCAAGCTCGCAGTGAAGAACTGGTTGCGCATTACCATGCGCCAGAAATCAGCTTCTCCGCGCCATACCTTGCAGAAATGGTGCGTCAGGAAATGATCGGTCGATATGGTGAGAATGCTTACACAGATGGTTATAAGGTATACACCACCATCACCAAGAAGCTGCAATTGGCTGCCCAGGAAGCCGTGCATAAAAATGTGCTCGATTATGACATGCGTCATGGCTACAGAGGACCGTCAAACGTGCTGTGGAAAGTGGGGGAGATAGCATGGGATCAGAAACAAATTATAGACTCTCTGAAAAACCTGCCTAATTACGGCCCGCTGGCACCGGCAGTGATTACCCATGCGGATGCAGAACAAGCCTCAGCGATGCTGTCCGACGGCAGCAGTATTGTGCTAACGATGTCAGGTATGCGTTGGGCACGCCCCTTCAAAACGGATACCCTGCAAGGCCCAACACCCAAGCGCGTTACCGATGTAGTGCAGACGGGTCAACAGGTATGGATCCGCAAGGAGAATGATAAATGGTGGTTGGCACAAGTGCCGGACGTCAATTCGGCACTGGTTTCCATCGATCCAAATAATGGCGCTGTCAAGGCACTGGTGGGGGGGTTCGATTTCAACCAGAGTAAATTCAACCGGGTCACTCAAGCGTTGCGTCAGGTGGGGTCCAACATTAAACCTTTCCTTTACACTGCGGCGATGGACAAGGGGCTGACGCTGGCCACGATCCTCAACGATTTACCGATCACCCGCTGGGATGCAGGTGCCGGTACCGACTGGCGCCCTAAAAACTCCCCCCCCACTTACGACGGTCCGATCCGCCTACGTCAGGGACTTGGACAATCAAAAAACGTGGTGATGGTTCGCGCAATGCGTGCCATGGGCGTCGATTACGCTGCAGAATATCTGCAACGCTTCGGTTTCCCCGCACAGAATATTGTGCATTCGGAATCTTTGGCATTGGGATCGGCTTCTTTTACCCCATTACAGGTGGTACGAGGTTATGCCGTGTTAGCCAATGGAGGCTATCTGGTTGACCCCTATTTCATTACCAAGATTGATGACTACACAGGTAACACTATATTCAACGCCAAGCCCAAAATCGTCTGCAAAAGCTGTAATCTGCCGGTTATTTATGGTGACACTCAGCGTTCGGCCATGCTCTCTGACGATAACGTTGAGAACGTAGCGGTATCACAGGAAGGTATCAATAACAGCGTGCCAATGCCGCAGCTTGAGCAGATCACGCCAGCCCAAGTACGACAGGATAATGAGCAGCAGTACGCGCCACATGTGATTAGCACCCAGTTATCATTCCTTATGCGTGATGCATTGAATAGCAATATCTTTGGCGAACCCGGCTGGATGGGGACCGGTTGGCGTGCAGGCCGCGACCTCAAACGCCATGATATCGGTGGCAAAACCGGTACAACCAACAGTTCGAAAGATGCTTGGTTCTCTGGTTATGGTCCGGATACGATCACTTCAGTCTGGATCGGCTTTGACGATCATCGCCGCGATCTTGGCCGAACAACAGCCTCTGGTGCAATAACAGATCAAATCTCTGGAGGGGAAGGCGGTGCAAAAAGTGCTCAACCCGCGTGGGATAACTTTATGAAAGTTGCTCTTGAAGGGCTCCCAGAACAGAAAATAACCCCCCCTCCGGGGATTGTCAGTGTAACCATCGACAAAAGAACAGGTAAATTGTCCAATGGCGGCGCTGGCAGCCGTTCTGAATATTTTATCGAAGGCACTCAACCGACAGAGTTCTCTGCACAAGATGCAGGCACCACTCTCACAGATCCAACTGGCGAAAGTCACGAACTATTCTAA
- the nudE gene encoding ADP compounds hydrolase NudE, protein MDKHLQKPKILKVETVARSRLFNVESVDLEFSNGVRRVYERMRPSEREAVMIVPIIGDDLLLIREYAVGTESYELGFPKGLIDPGEGLLEAANRELMEEVGFGAKRFDFLSKLTMAPSYFSSQMNIVVAQDLYPQSLEGDEPEPLPQVRWPIANMMTLLAEEDFREARNVSALFLTAAFLQGSR, encoded by the coding sequence ATGGATAAACACCTGCAGAAACCTAAAATTCTGAAAGTAGAAACAGTCGCACGTTCGCGTTTATTTAACGTTGAGTCGGTCGATCTGGAATTTAGTAATGGTGTGCGGCGAGTCTATGAACGTATGCGGCCTTCAGAACGTGAAGCCGTGATGATTGTGCCGATAATTGGTGATGATTTACTGTTGATCCGTGAGTATGCGGTGGGAACTGAATCCTATGAATTGGGTTTTCCGAAAGGGTTGATTGATCCTGGCGAGGGCCTTCTGGAAGCGGCTAACCGCGAGTTGATGGAAGAAGTTGGATTCGGTGCTAAGCGCTTTGATTTTCTTAGTAAACTGACGATGGCGCCTTCCTATTTTTCCAGTCAGATGAATATTGTTGTGGCTCAGGATCTCTATCCACAAAGTCTGGAAGGCGATGAGCCAGAACCATTACCGCAAGTCCGCTGGCCAATCGCCAATATGATGACATTGTTGGCTGAGGAGGACTTTCGTGAAGCACGTAACGTCAGCGCATTATTCCTGACTGCGGCCTTTCTACAGGGTTCCCGCTAG
- a CDS encoding IgaA/UmoB family intracellular growth attenuator, which translates to MGTIALILALVLVFLLAASLYLWLSRRRKPSLTGSLTFIKPTHRKLTLEERAAIEYYLNQQDSWSENKLLPNIPTPNSAKLTLTVQSDDVYPITQAITRYGLANDTPNNWRYYLDSEEIHLPPFWEQYISADNYVEVIKTQTLPLVISLNGYSLLDHIQNSSPPPVVTVNHSENAAIRKDESEHVELINIRKETREEYTLNGPNGVKEAITISVALLLLFFSLISPVVVIPWMIFSAVLTIVWGCWSLFRRPVEGELKEVHGLRGTPKRWELFGESNQEQVSNISLGTIDLIYPPHWQPYLSQDLGKITNVDIYLNKQVIRHGHYLSLHDEVKNFPLQKWGKNAVLAANSLVVLLLLLTYIPLSLPVKLSSSWLQGTKRTEVSNVQELNTLPLHIGDTLKIHGTGMCYVPSNNHPTAAVPSFMPFDCSTIYWSNADPLPQPESEIVNKATALRASVNGQLHRSGNEQKLNPQLASAIEKSGMILLDDFSGIVLKTQDLCGKEADCIRLKNALTNLGNAKNWTSLVKRAKSGALRGINVLLRPISAKSLENLTNAATSAFFSQETLQAIARLNNPPSGGFLITSDEGKLLVNHQLPLQPLNEYNTFDQWKELQRLSRALLNTPFKAQGVITNTFVDANGTRHIALHSEPDMVTLWRYLGTSLLLLALVIIFGYNTWRLIQRWRKNQHRLADIHRYYQSCFNPQLTPVSISPAV; encoded by the coding sequence ATGGGCACAATAGCGTTGATATTGGCCCTAGTGCTTGTTTTTCTACTCGCTGCCAGCCTCTACCTCTGGCTCAGTCGCCGTCGTAAACCTTCTTTAACAGGTTCCCTAACCTTCATAAAACCGACACACCGCAAACTTACCTTAGAAGAGCGCGCTGCGATTGAATATTATCTCAACCAGCAGGATAGCTGGTCAGAAAACAAACTATTGCCCAACATTCCTACTCCAAACTCTGCCAAGCTGACGCTGACGGTGCAGAGTGATGATGTCTACCCCATCACTCAGGCCATTACTCGCTACGGGCTAGCGAATGATACCCCCAACAATTGGCGCTATTATCTCGATTCTGAAGAGATCCATCTGCCGCCATTCTGGGAGCAGTACATCAGCGCAGATAACTACGTCGAAGTGATCAAGACCCAGACTCTCCCGTTAGTCATTTCACTCAACGGCTATTCTCTGCTCGACCACATTCAGAATAGTTCACCGCCGCCGGTGGTTACTGTTAATCACTCTGAGAATGCAGCCATCCGCAAGGATGAGAGTGAACATGTTGAGTTGATAAATATTCGTAAAGAAACCCGTGAAGAATATACACTCAATGGTCCCAACGGCGTCAAAGAAGCGATAACTATCTCCGTGGCTCTACTGTTGCTGTTTTTCAGCTTAATAAGCCCGGTAGTCGTGATCCCATGGATGATTTTTTCTGCTGTGCTGACGATCGTTTGGGGGTGTTGGAGTCTATTTCGTCGCCCAGTTGAAGGTGAGTTGAAAGAGGTCCACGGTTTACGTGGCACACCAAAGCGCTGGGAGTTGTTCGGCGAGTCTAATCAGGAGCAAGTCAGTAATATCTCTTTGGGGACCATTGATTTGATATATCCCCCACACTGGCAACCTTACCTCTCACAAGATTTGGGGAAAATAACCAACGTAGATATTTATCTTAACAAGCAAGTGATACGGCATGGCCACTATCTTTCCCTACACGACGAAGTAAAAAATTTTCCTCTACAGAAGTGGGGTAAGAACGCCGTGCTGGCGGCGAATTCTCTTGTGGTCCTGCTCTTGCTGCTCACCTACATCCCACTCAGTTTACCGGTTAAATTGAGCAGTTCATGGCTACAAGGCACTAAGAGAACTGAAGTTTCTAACGTGCAGGAGTTAAACACTCTTCCTTTGCATATCGGTGATACACTGAAAATTCATGGCACAGGTATGTGTTATGTCCCCTCAAACAACCATCCAACAGCTGCGGTTCCTAGTTTTATGCCTTTCGACTGCTCTACAATCTACTGGAGTAATGCCGATCCGCTGCCACAGCCAGAGTCCGAAATAGTCAACAAGGCTACAGCCCTACGGGCCTCTGTCAACGGGCAATTGCACCGCAGTGGTAACGAACAGAAACTCAATCCACAGTTGGCCAGCGCAATAGAGAAATCAGGTATGATCTTGCTGGACGATTTTTCAGGTATCGTTTTAAAAACTCAGGATTTGTGCGGAAAGGAAGCTGATTGCATTAGGCTGAAGAACGCCTTGACCAATCTGGGAAACGCTAAAAACTGGACCAGTCTGGTGAAAAGAGCAAAGTCTGGCGCCCTGCGAGGCATTAACGTTCTTCTTCGGCCCATCAGTGCCAAATCTCTGGAAAACTTGACCAATGCGGCAACCTCAGCATTTTTCTCTCAGGAAACCCTTCAGGCGATAGCTCGACTTAATAATCCGCCATCGGGCGGTTTTTTGATCACCAGCGACGAAGGCAAGCTGTTGGTGAACCATCAACTCCCCCTACAGCCGCTTAACGAATACAATACTTTTGACCAATGGAAAGAATTGCAACGTCTTAGTAGAGCTTTGTTAAATACCCCTTTCAAAGCTCAGGGCGTTATCACCAATACCTTTGTGGATGCTAACGGCACTCGTCATATCGCACTACACAGCGAACCAGATATGGTAACCCTGTGGCGCTATCTGGGTACCAGCTTACTGCTCCTGGCACTGGTCATTATCTTTGGATACAACACCTGGCGTTTAATACAACGCTGGCGCAAAAACCAACATCGTCTTGCTGATATTCACCGCTATTACCAAAGTTGCTTTAATCCACAGCTAACCCCGGTATCAATAAGTCCTGCGGTCTAG
- the yrfG gene encoding GMP/IMP nucleotidase produces the protein MVPKFDWQDIDTVLLDMDGTLLDLEFDSHFWLTRVPLALSEQRAIPLEEARKLIDDEYLAVQHTMNWYCFDYWCERLDLDIYQMTSEVGSRARLREDTTPFLQALRRAGHRTILLTNAHPHSLAVKVEHTGLDQHLDLLLSTHTFGYPKEDQRLWQLVQQQTGFEPQRTLFVDDSEPILDAASQFGIRHCLGVQNPDSSMASKTFQRFPSISDYRLLIPALERRRT, from the coding sequence ATGGTTCCAAAGTTTGACTGGCAAGATATTGACACCGTATTACTGGACATGGATGGCACCCTATTGGATTTAGAGTTCGACAGCCATTTCTGGTTAACGCGGGTCCCACTTGCCTTGAGTGAACAACGTGCCATTCCCCTCGAAGAAGCACGCAAGCTTATCGACGACGAATATCTTGCCGTGCAGCACACGATGAACTGGTACTGTTTTGATTATTGGTGTGAGCGCTTGGATCTGGATATCTACCAGATGACCAGCGAGGTGGGTAGCCGTGCGCGTTTACGTGAAGATACCACACCATTTTTGCAAGCCTTGCGCCGCGCTGGTCACCGCACAATCCTGCTAACCAACGCGCACCCACATAGCCTGGCGGTAAAAGTTGAACACACGGGTTTGGATCAGCACCTTGATTTATTACTTTCCACCCACACATTTGGTTATCCAAAAGAGGATCAGCGCCTATGGCAACTGGTGCAACAGCAAACGGGATTCGAACCACAACGCACGTTGTTTGTTGACGACAGCGAACCGATTCTTGATGCAGCCAGTCAGTTCGGTATCCGTCACTGTCTTGGCGTACAGAACCCGGATTCCAGTATGGCGAGTAAGACTTTCCAGCGTTTTCCATCAATAAGCGATTATCGCCTGTTGATACCGGCGTTGGAACGGAGGAGAACATGA
- the hslR gene encoding ribosome-associated heat shock protein Hsp15, translating into MKAKEVPNDDVRLDKWLWAARFYKTRALAREMIDGGKVHYNGQRSKPSKTVEVNAEIKLRQGNEERTVIVLAVTNQRRGASEAVLMYQETQASIANREKMALARRMNALTMPHPDRRPDKKERRDLIKFKFGEQE; encoded by the coding sequence ATGAAAGCCAAAGAAGTGCCGAATGATGATGTCCGTCTGGATAAATGGCTATGGGCAGCACGCTTTTATAAAACCCGTGCACTGGCCCGTGAAATGATCGACGGTGGCAAAGTTCATTACAACGGGCAACGCAGCAAGCCGAGTAAAACTGTTGAGGTTAATGCTGAAATCAAGCTGCGCCAAGGCAATGAAGAACGCACCGTGATAGTTCTGGCTGTTACCAACCAACGGCGCGGTGCCAGTGAGGCTGTTCTGATGTACCAGGAAACACAAGCCAGTATTGCCAACCGCGAAAAAATGGCGCTGGCACGCCGGATGAATGCACTGACCATGCCGCATCCAGACCGTCGCCCAGACAAGAAAGAACGGCGCGATCTGATCAAATTTAAATTTGGTGAACAGGAATAG
- the hslO gene encoding Hsp33 family molecular chaperone HslO codes for MSNHDQLHRYLFENYAVRGELVTVSETFQQILTNHDYPAAVQTLLGELLVATSLLTATLKFDGDITVQIQGDGPLKLAVINGNNRQEMRGVARVDGYIAADSSLHQMLGNGIMVITISPTEGERYQGVVSLEGGTLAECLEGYFRQSEQLPTRLFIRTGEAEGKPVASGMLLQVLPAQEGNADDFDHLVQLTATIKNQELFTLPANEVLYRLYHQEEVTLYEPQDVTFRCTCSHQRCADALMTLPAEEVADMLEQDGNIDMHCDYCGNHYVFNSVDIATLYAGHTDGNEQLH; via the coding sequence ATGTCTAACCATGACCAATTACACCGTTACCTGTTCGAAAACTATGCGGTGCGCGGTGAACTGGTGACCGTCAGCGAGACCTTTCAGCAGATCCTGACCAACCATGACTACCCGGCTGCAGTGCAAACGCTGCTAGGTGAATTACTGGTTGCAACCAGCCTTTTGACAGCCACACTGAAGTTCGACGGTGACATTACCGTGCAGATACAGGGCGATGGCCCGCTGAAACTGGCGGTGATCAACGGCAACAACCGTCAGGAAATGCGCGGTGTCGCCCGTGTAGATGGCTATATCGCGGCTGACAGCTCTCTACACCAAATGCTCGGTAATGGCATCATGGTGATCACCATCAGCCCAACGGAAGGTGAGCGTTATCAGGGCGTGGTGAGCCTGGAGGGCGGAACGCTAGCCGAGTGCCTGGAAGGCTATTTCCGCCAGTCCGAGCAGTTGCCAACGCGTTTGTTTATCCGTACCGGAGAAGCAGAAGGGAAACCGGTCGCCAGTGGTATGCTGCTGCAGGTTCTGCCCGCACAGGAAGGTAATGCCGATGATTTCGATCATCTGGTACAACTGACCGCCACCATCAAGAACCAAGAGCTGTTCACGCTACCAGCTAACGAAGTGCTGTATCGTCTCTATCATCAGGAAGAGGTCACGCTGTACGAACCACAAGATGTGACTTTCCGTTGCACTTGTTCGCACCAGCGCTGTGCCGATGCATTAATGACACTCCCTGCGGAAGAGGTTGCCGATATGTTGGAGCAAGACGGCAACATTGATATGCATTGCGACTATTGCGGCAATCATTACGTGTTCAACTCGGTAGATATTGCCACCCTGTACGCCGGTCATACCGATGGCAATGAGCAACTGCATTAA
- the pckA gene encoding phosphoenolpyruvate carboxykinase (ATP) encodes MSVKGITRQELAAYGIHNAGEIIHNPSYELLFKEETDPALEGFERGVVTNLGAVAVDTGIFTGRSPKDKYIVRDDITRNTVWWADQGKGKNDNKPLSPEVWADLKKQVTEQLSGKRLFVVDTFCGANADSRLKVRFITEVAWQAHFVKNMFIRPTEEELQGFEPDFVVMNGAKCTNPNWQQQGMNSENFVAFNLTERMQLIGGTWYGGEMKKGMFSIMNYLLPLKGIASMHCSANVGKKGDVAVFFGLSGTGKTTLSTDPKRQLIGDDEHGWDDDGVFNFEGGCYAKTIKLSQEAEPDIYNAIKRDALLENVTVLANGTVDFNDGSKTENTRVSYPIYHIHNIVKPVSKAGHATKVIFLTADAFGVLPPVSRLTANQTQYHFLSGFTAKLAGTERGVTEPTPTFSACFGAAFLSLHPTQYAEVLVKRMQAAGAQAYLVNTGWNGSGKRISIKDTRGIIDAILNGEIDKAETITLPIFDLAMPTSLPGVDPAILDPRATYSSTKAWEEKAQDLANRFITNFDKYTDTPAGAALVSAGPRL; translated from the coding sequence ATGAGTGTTAAAGGTATTACCCGCCAAGAACTTGCCGCTTATGGAATTCATAACGCTGGTGAAATCATTCACAACCCGAGTTATGAATTACTGTTTAAAGAAGAGACGGATCCTGCGCTTGAAGGTTTTGAGCGTGGTGTAGTAACCAATTTGGGTGCAGTTGCTGTCGATACAGGCATCTTCACCGGTCGTTCTCCAAAAGATAAATATATTGTTCGTGACGATATTACGCGCAACACCGTCTGGTGGGCCGATCAGGGCAAAGGCAAGAACGATAACAAACCTCTCAGCCCTGAAGTCTGGGCAGATCTGAAAAAACAGGTTACTGAACAACTCTCTGGCAAACGTCTATTTGTGGTAGATACCTTCTGCGGTGCCAACGCGGATTCGCGTTTAAAAGTGCGCTTCATTACGGAAGTGGCATGGCAGGCACACTTTGTAAAAAACATGTTCATTCGCCCAACTGAAGAGGAACTACAGGGCTTTGAACCTGACTTTGTGGTGATGAACGGTGCCAAGTGCACTAACCCGAACTGGCAACAGCAGGGAATGAACTCGGAAAATTTCGTGGCATTCAACCTGACCGAACGCATGCAGCTGATCGGCGGTACCTGGTACGGCGGCGAAATGAAGAAAGGGATGTTCTCAATAATGAACTACCTGCTGCCGCTGAAAGGCATTGCTTCCATGCACTGTTCGGCCAACGTGGGCAAGAAAGGTGATGTGGCGGTGTTCTTCGGCCTATCCGGTACGGGGAAAACCACGTTGTCTACCGACCCAAAGCGCCAGTTGATTGGCGATGATGAGCACGGCTGGGATGATGATGGCGTCTTCAACTTTGAAGGCGGCTGCTATGCCAAGACGATCAAGCTGTCTCAGGAAGCGGAACCAGACATCTACAACGCGATAAAGCGCGATGCGCTGCTAGAAAACGTGACGGTTTTGGCAAACGGTACTGTCGATTTCAACGATGGTTCAAAAACGGAAAATACCCGCGTTTCTTACCCGATTTACCATATTCATAACATCGTCAAGCCGGTTTCCAAAGCAGGTCATGCTACCAAGGTGATATTCCTGACTGCCGATGCCTTCGGCGTATTGCCTCCGGTATCGCGCCTGACGGCTAACCAGACCCAATACCACTTCCTGTCTGGTTTCACTGCGAAACTGGCTGGTACCGAGCGTGGTGTTACCGAACCAACACCGACTTTCTCCGCTTGCTTCGGCGCAGCCTTCCTGTCACTGCACCCAACCCAGTACGCAGAAGTGCTAGTCAAACGCATGCAAGCGGCCGGTGCCCAGGCTTATTTAGTGAATACCGGCTGGAACGGCAGCGGTAAACGTATATCGATCAAAGATACGCGCGGTATTATCGACGCCATTCTGAACGGAGAGATCGATAAAGCAGAAACTATTACGCTACCCATCTTCGACCTGGCCATGCCAACCAGCCTGCCTGGCGTTGATCCCGCCATTCTAGATCCACGTGCCACCTATTCCAGCACAAAGGCATGGGAAGAAAAAGCACAGGACCTGGCAAACCGTTTTATCACTAACTTCGATAAGTATACCGACACGCCGGCTGGTGCCGCATTGGTCAGTGCAGGACCGAGACTGTAA
- the envZ gene encoding two-component system sensor histidine kinase EnvZ: protein MKRWRFSPRSSFARTLLLIVTLLFVSLVTTYLVVLNFAILPSLQQFNKVLAYEVRMLMTDRLQLEDGTFLEVPPAFRREIYRELGISLYTNAAAEESGLRWAQHYQFLSQQMAQQLGGPTDVRVEVNKNSPVVWLKTWLQPDIWVRVPLTEIHQGDFSPLFRYTLAIMLLAIGGAWLFIRIQNRPLVELEHAALQVGKGIIPPPLREYGASEVRSVTRAFNHMASGVKQLADDRTLLMAGVSHDLRTPLTRIRLATEMMSAEDGYLAESINKDIEECNDIIEQFIDYLRTGQEMQTEISDLNAILGEVVATESGYERVIETDILPGELLMDVHPLSIKRAVVNLVVNSARYGNGWIKVSSGRELQRGWFQVEDDGPGIKPGELKHLFQPFVRGDSARSTSGTGLGLAIVQRIIDAHAGVLDIGKSERGGLRIRAYIPLPIEKSESINGQLSAKEDAL, encoded by the coding sequence ATGAAGCGATGGCGCTTTTCACCGCGTAGCTCGTTTGCTCGAACTTTACTGTTGATCGTCACCTTACTGTTTGTGAGCTTGGTGACGACCTATCTGGTGGTGCTTAATTTCGCTATCTTGCCCAGTTTGCAGCAGTTCAATAAAGTCCTAGCATATGAAGTTAGGATGTTGATGACCGATCGGTTGCAATTGGAGGATGGTACTTTTCTGGAAGTACCGCCAGCGTTCCGACGTGAGATCTACCGAGAATTGGGCATTTCTCTCTACACCAACGCGGCGGCGGAAGAGAGTGGATTGCGTTGGGCTCAACACTATCAATTCCTTAGCCAGCAAATGGCACAGCAGTTGGGGGGGCCGACCGACGTACGCGTCGAGGTCAATAAAAACTCCCCGGTAGTTTGGCTAAAAACTTGGTTGCAGCCAGATATTTGGGTTCGTGTCCCATTAACTGAAATTCACCAGGGTGATTTCTCACCGCTTTTCCGCTATACCCTAGCGATTATGTTGTTGGCGATAGGGGGAGCCTGGCTGTTTATCCGTATTCAAAATCGGCCTTTAGTTGAGCTAGAACATGCTGCTTTGCAGGTAGGTAAAGGCATTATTCCCCCCCCGCTTCGAGAATATGGCGCCTCAGAGGTGCGTTCTGTGACCCGTGCTTTTAACCATATGGCATCAGGTGTGAAGCAACTGGCTGACGACCGTACCTTGTTAATGGCGGGTGTTAGCCACGACCTACGCACACCGTTGACACGTATACGATTGGCAACGGAAATGATGAGCGCTGAGGACGGCTATCTGGCGGAATCAATCAATAAAGATATCGAGGAATGTAACGACATCATCGAGCAGTTTATTGATTACCTGCGTACCGGCCAGGAAATGCAGACCGAAATCAGCGATCTGAACGCTATCCTTGGCGAAGTAGTTGCCACGGAGAGTGGCTATGAGCGTGTGATTGAAACTGACATTTTGCCGGGCGAACTGCTGATGGATGTACATCCGCTCTCGATCAAACGTGCAGTGGTGAACCTGGTGGTGAATTCGGCTCGCTATGGCAATGGTTGGATCAAGGTTAGCAGTGGTCGCGAACTGCAACGCGGTTGGTTCCAAGTGGAAGATGACGGTCCGGGTATCAAGCCAGGAGAACTTAAACACCTCTTCCAACCTTTTGTGCGTGGCGACAGTGCACGCAGCACCAGTGGTACAGGGCTCGGGCTGGCGATTGTGCAACGTATTATTGATGCTCATGCTGGCGTACTGGATATCGGCAAAAGTGAACGTGGTGGGTTACGCATACGCGCCTATATTCCGTTACCGATCGAGAAGAGTGAATCCATCAATGGGCAATTATCGGCTAAAGAAGACGCCCTATAA